From the Mycoplasmatota bacterium genome, one window contains:
- a CDS encoding amino acid ABC transporter permease, which produces MFFLTSTEIIPDSFIGGLLYILRNYFPMYLDGMKYTLLIALTSTILGLIIAVFIVPIKIQQITGRDTLIQKILKKTGVILATIYVEVLRGTPMIVQSVIIFYGLAGLGYNLNIIICGILIVSINTSAYIIEVLRGSISSIDKGQLEAARSLGMTRSKAMIHIIIPQAIKNSIPAIGNEFVVNIKDTAVLMVISVTELYFITTKVNSIYYRQLEGFVISAGLYLLMTFTTTRILYLVSGYISGSKTKLSYPTSQTL; this is translated from the coding sequence ATGTTTTTTCTTACATCAACAGAAATTATTCCTGATAGTTTTATTGGTGGGTTACTATATATATTACGAAATTACTTTCCAATGTATCTAGATGGAATGAAATATACATTGTTAATTGCACTAACAAGTACGATTTTAGGTTTAATAATAGCTGTATTTATTGTACCTATTAAAATACAACAAATTACAGGTCGTGATACGTTAATCCAGAAAATACTTAAAAAAACTGGTGTAATATTAGCCACAATTTATGTTGAAGTATTACGGGGAACGCCAATGATTGTACAATCTGTCATCATATTTTATGGATTAGCAGGACTTGGATATAATCTAAATATAATTATTTGTGGAATCTTAATTGTCTCAATCAATACTTCAGCATATATTATTGAAGTATTACGAGGTAGTATTAGCTCTATTGATAAAGGACAACTTGAAGCAGCTAGAAGTTTAGGGATGACTAGAAGCAAGGCTATGATTCATATAATCATTCCTCAAGCAATAAAGAACAGCATTCCTGCTATTGGTAATGAATTTGTCGTTAATATAAAGGATACTGCGGTTTTAATGGTAATCTCTGTGACTGAACTATACTTTATTACAACGAAAGTGAATTCAATTTACTATCGACAGTTAGAAGGTTTTGTAATATCAGCAGGTTTGTATTTATTAATGACATTTACAACAACAAGAATTCTTTATTTAGTAAGTGGTTACATAAGTGGTTCAAAAACAAAATTATCATACCCTACGAGTCAGACATTATAA
- a CDS encoding amino acid ABC transporter ATP-binding protein, with product MIEIKNLKKSFGKKEILKGINLDIYKGQVVCIIGPSGSGKSTLLRCINLLEEPDNGNIIFEGSDLTSLNIDLNKIRTKIGMVFQNFNLFNNKNVLDNCTIGQVEVLKRNKNEAEQIALQLLKKVGMKDFTDSNISGLSGGQKQRVAISRALAMTPDIMLFDEPTSALDPEMVGDVLNVMRDLANSGMTMVVVTHEMGFAREVSDAVVFMDEGHIIESNRPEVIFSNPSNERTKEFLKRVIEKR from the coding sequence ATCATTGAAATTAAAAATTTGAAAAAAAGTTTTGGAAAAAAAGAAATACTAAAAGGTATCAATTTAGATATTTATAAAGGACAAGTTGTTTGTATAATCGGACCTTCTGGAAGTGGAAAATCTACTCTTCTAAGATGTATTAATTTATTAGAAGAACCTGATAATGGTAATATCATCTTTGAAGGTAGTGATTTAACATCTTTGAATATAGATTTAAATAAAATAAGAACTAAAATAGGGATGGTATTTCAAAACTTTAACTTGTTTAATAATAAGAATGTCTTAGATAATTGTACAATAGGACAAGTAGAAGTTCTAAAAAGAAATAAAAATGAAGCAGAGCAAATAGCTCTTCAATTATTAAAGAAAGTAGGTATGAAAGATTTTACCGATAGTAATATAAGTGGTTTATCTGGTGGACAAAAGCAACGTGTTGCGATATCAAGAGCACTTGCTATGACACCAGACATAATGTTATTTGATGAACCAACCAGTGCTTTAGATCCTGAAATGGTTGGTGACGTTTTAAATGTTATGCGAGATTTAGCAAATAGTGGTATGACTATGGTTGTTGTAACACATGAAATGGGATTTGCTAGAGAAGTTAGTGATGCTGTTGTCTTTATGGATGAAGGACATATTATAGAATCTAATCGTCCTGAAGTAATATTTTCAAATCCATCAAATGAAAGAACTAAGGAATTTCTAAAAAGAGTTATTGAAAAAAGATAA
- a CDS encoding ABC-F family ATP-binding cassette domain-containing protein gives MNLLNVENISKSYSEKQLLNNISLSINEGDKIGLIGVNGTGKSTFLKILAGLEASDQGRVITGNSVKIEYLSQNPHFDMEGTVLEHVFKGDSSVMKLIREYEGALENPDNSEEIIKLTNRMDNLNAWSIESDVKSILTKLGITDFNAKVGTLSGGQRKRVALAEALINPSDLLILDEPTNHLDNETIDWLEQYLNKRTGSVLMITHDRYLLDRIVNKIIELDRGNLYLYDGNYSTFLEKKAEREEQEAASEKKRRSLYKKELAWIRSGAQARSTKQKARIDRFKALSEKLVVDSSEKLEISVGSSRLGKKVVELEHVNKTFGEKKVLDDFCYLVLRDDRVGIIGPNGSGKSTLMNIIAGIVKQDSGTVVRGQTVKIGYYSQETHHLNESMRAIEYIKEAAEYIENAEGYKITASQMMEKFLFSGTMQWTPIAKLSGGERRRLYLLRVLMEAPNVLLLDEPTNNLDIETLTILEDYLDGFPGAVISVSHDRYFLDRMAEKIFLFEAYGNVRQFTGNYSEFKEKFEDKIEVNMSVDKNKKFVDKKKERPLKFSFKEQKEFEEIDTVVAELEEKIEVIEEKINKAYVNYTLLQPLLAEKEDLQKQLDQKMERWIYLNELAEKIEAEKDK, from the coding sequence ATGAACCTTTTAAATGTAGAAAATATATCAAAAAGTTACAGTGAAAAACAGCTTTTAAATAATATAAGTTTAAGTATTAATGAAGGGGACAAAATTGGACTTATAGGAGTAAATGGCACAGGTAAGTCAACCTTTTTAAAAATACTTGCTGGGCTTGAAGCATCTGATCAAGGCAGAGTTATAACAGGTAATTCTGTAAAAATAGAGTACCTTTCTCAAAATCCACATTTTGATATGGAAGGTACAGTATTAGAACATGTTTTTAAAGGTGATTCATCTGTCATGAAACTTATCAGAGAGTATGAAGGGGCACTTGAAAATCCAGATAACAGTGAAGAAATTATAAAATTAACCAATCGTATGGATAATCTGAATGCTTGGAGCATAGAAAGTGATGTCAAAAGTATTTTAACAAAGCTAGGAATTACTGATTTTAACGCTAAGGTAGGCACCTTGTCTGGTGGACAGAGAAAGAGAGTTGCTTTAGCTGAAGCACTTATAAATCCTTCTGATTTACTGATACTTGATGAGCCTACTAACCATCTTGATAATGAGACTATCGACTGGCTTGAGCAATACCTTAACAAGAGAACAGGCTCTGTTCTCATGATAACCCATGATAGATATTTATTAGACAGAATAGTAAATAAAATAATTGAGTTAGACAGAGGAAACCTTTATCTTTATGATGGTAACTATAGTACTTTTCTTGAGAAAAAAGCTGAAAGAGAAGAGCAAGAAGCTGCTAGTGAAAAGAAGAGACGAAGTTTATATAAAAAAGAACTAGCTTGGATAAGAAGCGGTGCACAAGCTAGAAGCACAAAACAAAAAGCAAGAATTGACCGTTTCAAAGCCTTAAGTGAGAAGCTAGTCGTTGATTCTAGTGAAAAACTTGAAATTTCAGTGGGAAGTAGCAGGCTTGGTAAGAAAGTAGTTGAGCTTGAGCATGTTAATAAAACATTTGGAGAAAAAAAAGTTTTAGATGATTTTTGTTACCTAGTTTTAAGAGATGATAGGGTTGGTATTATTGGACCTAATGGAAGTGGAAAGTCAACTCTAATGAATATAATTGCTGGGATAGTCAAGCAAGACAGTGGTACTGTCGTTAGAGGGCAAACAGTTAAAATAGGCTATTACTCACAGGAAACTCATCATTTGAATGAGAGCATGAGAGCTATTGAATATATAAAAGAAGCTGCAGAATATATTGAAAATGCGGAAGGGTATAAAATTACAGCCTCACAAATGATGGAGAAATTTTTATTTTCAGGAACCATGCAGTGGACACCAATTGCTAAACTTTCAGGTGGAGAAAGAAGAAGATTATATCTTTTACGCGTGCTTATGGAAGCACCAAATGTTTTACTTTTAGATGAACCGACAAATAACTTAGACATAGAAACGCTTACTATATTAGAAGACTATCTAGATGGTTTTCCGGGAGCAGTCATTTCAGTTTCACACGATAGATATTTTTTAGATAGAATGGCTGAAAAAATATTTCTCTTTGAAGCTTATGGAAATGTTAGGCAGTTTACAGGAAATTACTCGGAATTTAAGGAGAAATTTGAGGATAAAATAGAAGTTAATATGTCAGTGGACAAAAACAAGAAATTTGTAGATAAAAAGAAAGAGAGACCTTTAAAGTTCTCTTTTAAGGAACAAAAGGAGTTTGAAGAAATAGATACGGTTGTTGCTGAATTAGAAGAAAAGATAGAAGTTATTGAAGAGAAAATTAATAAGGCTTATGTAAATTACACACTCCTTCAACCGCTTTTAGCTGAAAAAGAAGATTTGCAAAAGCAACTTGATCAAAAGATGGAGAGATGGATTTATTTAAATGAATTAGCAGAAAAAATTGAAGCAGAGAAGGATAAATAG
- a CDS encoding peptidylprolyl isomerase produces MKKFIWVLILLTILTGCHSKTYTINFEADNGVEINSIQVKGKKIADLPIPNKDGYSFEGWYTSKNPYTNEFTLKTSVNSDITLYAKWQIKEYTINFNTNGGSELPSIKQLHGTNLSMIEPTKRAHTFLGWYQDEELTVPYDFTSTVNKDLTLYAKWKIRYEDVTASHIVTMEMEDGSIIKIELYEEIAPITVANFVKLVEDGFYDGLTFHRVIKGFMIQGGDPLGNGMGGPGYSIKGEFSANGVENPLKHERGVISMARSRDYDSAGSQFFIMHQDATYLDGQYAAFGRVVEGLDVVDQIANVITIKDRPYEEQRLSTVTVIIVNN; encoded by the coding sequence ATGAAAAAATTTATTTGGGTCCTAATACTATTGACTATACTAACAGGTTGTCATAGTAAAACTTATACTATAAACTTTGAGGCAGATAATGGTGTAGAAATTAACTCTATTCAGGTTAAAGGGAAAAAGATAGCTGATTTACCTATACCAAATAAAGATGGGTATTCATTTGAAGGGTGGTATACGTCTAAAAACCCTTATACAAATGAATTCACATTAAAAACATCTGTCAATAGTGATATAACACTTTACGCGAAATGGCAGATAAAAGAGTATACAATTAACTTCAATACAAATGGTGGTAGTGAACTCCCATCAATTAAACAACTACACGGAACTAATTTGTCTATGATAGAGCCCACTAAAAGAGCACATACATTTTTAGGATGGTACCAAGATGAAGAATTAACAGTACCATATGATTTCACATCAACCGTTAATAAAGACCTAACGCTTTATGCAAAGTGGAAAATTAGATATGAAGACGTGACTGCAAGTCACATTGTCACCATGGAAATGGAAGATGGTAGCATTATAAAAATTGAACTTTATGAAGAAATCGCTCCTATTACAGTCGCTAACTTTGTTAAACTTGTTGAGGACGGTTTTTACGATGGCTTAACATTCCATCGTGTAATTAAAGGTTTTATGATTCAAGGAGGAGACCCGTTAGGAAATGGGATGGGCGGCCCTGGCTATAGCATTAAAGGAGAATTTTCAGCAAATGGTGTTGAAAATCCATTAAAGCACGAACGTGGAGTCATCTCGATGGCAAGAAGCAGAGATTATGATTCAGCAGGCTCTCAATTCTTTATCATGCATCAAGATGCAACTTATCTAGATGGTCAATATGCAGCATTTGGCCGTGTGGTTGAAGGTCTAGATGTTGTTGATCAAATCGCAAATGTTATTACAATTAAGGATAGACCATATGAAGAACAACGGTTGAGTACAGTAACAGTAATAATCGTTAACAATTAA
- a CDS encoding GNAT family N-acetyltransferase, with translation MEYKFEPMRLDYANEIASWRYIGFMKEIFMKPYFDNYNTESKEMKGPGNCDGYAVVDKDNLIGLFEYYFKAGFMEIGLALNPKFVGNGMSKDFILKGIAFGIKQYNYQKEAILLSVDKENKSAYKAYLKVGFVEYNRTEDEIEMKYFLSN, from the coding sequence ATGGAATATAAGTTTGAACCAATGAGATTAGATTATGCTAATGAGATAGCTAGTTGGAGATATATAGGATTTATGAAAGAGATTTTTATGAAACCTTATTTTGATAACTACAACACTGAATCAAAAGAGATGAAAGGACCTGGAAATTGTGATGGTTATGCAGTAGTTGATAAAGACAACCTTATTGGGTTATTTGAATATTATTTTAAAGCGGGCTTCATGGAAATTGGTTTAGCACTTAATCCAAAATTTGTTGGTAACGGAATGAGTAAGGACTTTATTTTAAAAGGTATTGCATTTGGTATTAAACAATATAATTATCAAAAAGAAGCTATACTGTTATCCGTTGATAAAGAAAATAAATCCGCTTATAAAGCTTATCTTAAAGTAGGATTCGTTGAGTATAACAGAACTGAAGATGAAATTGAGATGAAATACTTTTTAAGTAATTAA
- a CDS encoding ABC transporter permease, with the protein MRAIIKSFRIFLSQISRDGMLIMILISPVLAGFFFRFGIPEIEKQLVNYLGQASVISDYYGLIDLFLVTMTPYMFCFAAAMTMLDEYDNNIINHLTVTPIRKKGYLISRLVIPTLLSFVASIFILLIFSLTSWSIVMVIIICFLTSFMSMSLSLIVFSFSKNKIEGMAVAKLSGLVMIGLVIPYFIDNGTQYLFSFLPSFWIAKLMISPNYLSFLYATITSILWIWLLYKKFDKKLSS; encoded by the coding sequence ATGAGAGCGATTATTAAATCATTTCGTATATTCTTAAGCCAAATATCAAGAGATGGTATGCTCATTATGATATTAATATCACCTGTTTTAGCAGGGTTTTTCTTTCGATTTGGTATTCCTGAAATTGAAAAACAATTGGTTAACTATCTAGGGCAAGCGTCAGTTATAAGTGACTACTATGGACTTATAGACTTGTTTCTAGTAACTATGACACCCTATATGTTTTGTTTTGCTGCTGCCATGACAATGCTTGATGAATATGATAACAACATCATCAATCATTTAACTGTCACACCTATAAGAAAAAAAGGGTATCTGATATCAAGGTTAGTGATTCCAACGCTTTTATCATTTGTTGCTTCAATTTTTATATTGTTGATTTTCTCACTTACTTCATGGTCGATAGTGATGGTAATTATTATTTGTTTTTTAACAAGTTTTATGAGTATGTCACTGTCATTAATTGTGTTCTCGTTCTCTAAAAACAAGATTGAGGGGATGGCAGTTGCTAAGTTATCCGGCTTAGTTATGATAGGACTTGTAATACCTTACTTTATAGATAATGGTACTCAATACTTATTCTCATTTTTACCCTCATTTTGGATTGCTAAACTAATGATAAGTCCAAATTATCTATCCTTCTTATATGCCACAATAACTAGTATTTTATGGATTTGGTTACTATACAAAAAGTTTGATAAAAAATTATCATCTTAA
- a CDS encoding ABC transporter ATP-binding protein produces the protein MIKVDNLEFSYTNKPYMKDISFDVNRGEIFGFLGPSGAGKSTLQKILTGVLTNYKGSVTVNGTEVKNTTASFYEDIGVDFEFPSLYEKLSAKENLQFFGSLYNKERNIDELLKSVGLQFDADKKVMDFSKGMKSRLNFIKALIHDPKILFLDEPTSGLDPTNAKIMKDIILKEKEKGKTIILTTHNMYDATELCDRVAFIVDGDIRALDTPRNLIMLRGAVKIEYTYLKDKKEIKSSVLLNKTNSDNELKRALEENIITSIHSSEPNLNDIFIEITGRTLV, from the coding sequence ATGATTAAAGTCGATAATTTAGAGTTTAGTTATACTAATAAGCCTTATATGAAAGACATTAGTTTTGACGTTAATAGGGGTGAGATTTTTGGTTTCCTAGGACCATCAGGAGCAGGTAAAAGTACACTTCAGAAAATACTTACTGGTGTTCTAACAAATTATAAAGGGAGCGTTACTGTAAATGGTACAGAAGTAAAAAATACAACTGCGAGTTTTTATGAAGACATTGGGGTTGATTTTGAATTTCCTAGTTTATATGAAAAATTAAGTGCAAAGGAAAATTTACAGTTTTTTGGATCATTATATAATAAGGAAAGAAACATTGATGAATTATTGAAAAGTGTTGGTTTACAATTTGATGCAGATAAGAAAGTAATGGATTTCTCTAAAGGAATGAAATCCAGATTGAATTTTATTAAAGCTTTAATTCATGACCCTAAAATTCTTTTTTTAGATGAACCAACCAGTGGGTTAGATCCAACAAACGCTAAAATTATGAAAGACATTATTCTTAAGGAAAAAGAAAAGGGAAAAACAATTATATTAACAACACATAATATGTACGATGCTACTGAATTATGTGATAGAGTAGCGTTCATTGTTGATGGGGATATTCGAGCGTTAGATACTCCAAGGAATTTGATTATGCTCAGAGGAGCAGTTAAAATTGAATACACTTACTTAAAGGACAAAAAGGAAATAAAGTCTAGTGTTTTATTAAACAAAACGAATAGTGATAATGAATTGAAACGAGCACTTGAAGAGAATATAATCACATCCATTCATAGTAGTGAACCTAATCTAAATGATATATTTATTGAAATAACAGGAAGAACACTAGTATGA
- a CDS encoding TetR/AcrR family transcriptional regulator, which translates to MPKAFTNHEKEIIRKKLIEVAEDSLRHYGVKKTTVDELVKGANISKGTFYLFFDSKEILFFELFRLRHDSIQNNFLEKISNLKDNLNADVITNVLFDLYKQLEDSFLFSFITSGDFELVMRKVPESMLEDHNSRDDLSMEKLFSMMPNLDSKQVKVHSAALRLVLVSILHKKEIGEESFDDALKLSIRGIIIQMMKEENND; encoded by the coding sequence ATGCCCAAAGCGTTTACTAATCATGAAAAAGAAATAATTAGAAAGAAATTGATTGAAGTGGCAGAAGATTCTTTACGTCACTATGGTGTCAAAAAAACAACTGTAGATGAACTGGTAAAAGGAGCAAATATTTCAAAAGGAACATTTTATCTATTTTTTGATTCAAAAGAGATATTGTTCTTTGAACTATTTAGATTAAGACATGATTCAATACAAAATAATTTTCTTGAAAAGATATCGAATCTAAAAGACAATTTAAATGCTGATGTGATTACTAATGTTCTTTTTGATTTATATAAACAGTTAGAAGATTCATTTCTATTTTCATTTATTACTAGTGGTGACTTTGAATTGGTAATGCGAAAGGTTCCTGAAAGTATGCTAGAAGATCATAATAGTAGGGATGATTTAAGTATGGAGAAACTATTTTCTATGATGCCAAACTTAGATTCAAAGCAAGTAAAAGTTCATAGTGCAGCACTGCGACTTGTCTTAGTGTCAATATTACATAAAAAAGAAATAGGTGAAGAATCATTTGATGATGCTTTAAAACTTTCTATACGAGGGATTATCATTCAGATGATGAAGGAGGAAAATAATGATTAA
- a CDS encoding MATE family efflux transporter yields the protein MKSIWKEFMKYAMPSVIGMMVSALYVVVDGIFVGRGVGASALASINVAVPFTTLLIAITMMITMGGAALMSIKFGENKYEEANNIFLESLFLIFSVIGILALFSVLFPEYIAKMLGASDGLLKGTADYIFFYLLFGLGFSGSLALSVFVRNDGNPNLAMISLIVGAITNIVLDYTFIFIFHFGIAGAAVASGLGQLSSVALLLTHFIKRKGKLKLYMPKLKKHDLIKILRVGTPEFINQISPAVSIFAFNLVLIRRIGELGLAGFSIISYISVVLIALFIGISQGIQPLLSYNYGKRDYEKVKQIFKMGVKTNFFVSVTIYVLLFVFGETIISIFNNDETLIKFTYSAMIIYTFSFIIASINIVNLTYNQSIEKPKIANIISISRGIVFPIIFLIVLPLIIGNRGIWISIIIGEICTLLVIVYLSHVKKIFA from the coding sequence ATGAAATCAATTTGGAAAGAATTTATGAAATATGCAATGCCATCTGTAATAGGTATGATGGTTTCAGCACTTTATGTTGTTGTAGATGGAATATTTGTTGGTAGAGGTGTAGGAGCAAGTGCTTTAGCATCAATAAATGTAGCTGTTCCTTTTACAACTCTATTAATCGCTATAACGATGATGATTACTATGGGCGGAGCAGCATTAATGTCCATAAAGTTTGGAGAAAATAAGTATGAGGAAGCAAATAATATTTTCTTAGAAAGCTTATTTTTAATCTTCTCTGTAATAGGTATATTAGCATTATTTAGTGTTCTTTTTCCAGAATATATAGCTAAAATGTTAGGAGCTAGTGATGGGTTACTAAAAGGTACGGCTGATTATATATTTTTCTATTTACTTTTTGGTTTAGGATTTTCTGGAAGTTTAGCACTAAGTGTATTTGTTAGAAATGATGGTAATCCTAATTTAGCTATGATTTCTCTAATAGTAGGTGCAATAACTAATATAGTACTGGATTACACTTTTATTTTTATTTTTCATTTTGGAATAGCTGGAGCTGCAGTAGCTTCAGGATTAGGTCAATTATCTAGTGTAGCACTTCTTTTAACTCATTTTATAAAAAGAAAAGGAAAACTTAAGTTGTATATGCCTAAGTTAAAGAAGCATGATCTTATTAAAATCCTGAGGGTTGGGACACCAGAATTTATTAATCAGATATCACCAGCAGTTAGTATTTTTGCTTTCAATCTGGTGTTAATTAGAAGAATTGGTGAACTTGGATTAGCAGGTTTTAGTATCATTAGTTATATTAGTGTTGTACTTATCGCATTATTTATTGGTATTTCTCAAGGAATTCAACCTTTGTTAAGCTATAATTATGGAAAAAGAGACTATGAAAAGGTAAAGCAAATATTCAAAATGGGTGTTAAGACGAACTTTTTTGTTTCAGTCACAATATATGTATTATTATTTGTTTTTGGTGAGACAATCATCAGTATTTTTAATAATGATGAAACGCTTATAAAGTTTACTTATAGCGCGATGATTATATATACATTTTCATTTATTATTGCATCAATAAATATAGTTAATCTAACTTATAATCAATCAATTGAAAAACCAAAAATAGCAAATATAATATCTATAAGTAGAGGAATAGTATTTCCAATAATATTTTTAATAGTTCTTCCTTTAATCATTGGAAATAGAGGAATTTGGATTTCAATTATTATAGGAGAGATTTGTACGTTACTTGTAATTGTATATCTGTCACATGTTAAGAAAATATTCGCTTAA
- a CDS encoding MerR family transcriptional regulator encodes MKKYFSIGETAKINNVSIQALRHYDKIGLLKPAYVDPESKYRYYSLHQFIYLDLIKYSKHIGATLKEISNVLQDKNVVTLLSFLNKQQSVIEKEINRLNKMNNAIGHIKDQIKYAVELKETNEIYFRELEKRFIIDIELNKKDEYSDVEIKIRKLDKIMEENEIMLQGEVGCFINLDLFINKGKFCYKSVYSTLCIDDIGNNNLDIKQIKEGKFICISYLSKEREQAVDKLSKYIKENNIKYKGVGLEIQLFNTIEPCENTDLYELQILI; translated from the coding sequence ATGAAAAAATATTTTTCTATAGGAGAAACAGCAAAGATTAATAATGTATCTATTCAAGCTTTAAGACATTATGATAAGATTGGACTTTTAAAACCAGCTTATGTTGATCCTGAAAGTAAGTATCGATATTATTCATTACATCAATTTATCTATTTAGATTTAATAAAGTATTCAAAACATATTGGGGCTACTCTTAAAGAAATTAGTAATGTATTACAAGATAAAAATGTTGTTACATTATTATCTTTTCTTAATAAACAACAATCAGTAATAGAAAAAGAAATAAATCGGTTAAATAAGATGAATAATGCTATTGGGCATATAAAAGATCAAATTAAATATGCTGTAGAACTAAAAGAAACTAATGAAATATATTTCAGGGAATTAGAAAAAAGATTTATTATAGATATTGAATTGAATAAAAAAGATGAATATAGTGATGTTGAAATAAAGATAAGAAAGTTAGATAAGATAATGGAAGAGAATGAGATTATGCTTCAGGGAGAAGTAGGGTGTTTCATCAATTTAGATTTGTTTATTAATAAAGGTAAATTCTGTTATAAGAGTGTTTATTCAACGCTTTGCATTGATGACATTGGAAATAATAATTTAGATATTAAACAAATAAAAGAGGGTAAGTTTATATGTATTTCCTATTTGAGTAAAGAAAGAGAACAAGCAGTAGACAAATTAAGTAAATATATTAAAGAAAATAATATAAAATATAAAGGAGTTGGGTTAGAAATTCAGTTGTTTAACACAATAGAACCGTGTGAAAATACTGATTTATATGAACTACAAATTTTAATATAA